From one Pontibacillus sp. HMF3514 genomic stretch:
- a CDS encoding histidine kinase: MKTYMNNISEWISQISLQKKLVFLYVLIILAPVLIFTWNISKNQFEASINDTIRESEYMINLERVNIEKNMESIRRTAQIVVANQEFTEFMSNSEGHEVEELIDFKMNTLSDLLQLKYNNPMIENIHFYAANSHVSEMWPVVYDEKRIVDTVWYEEILELNGKEMWRVQQPGQASEKEDAGQVGPKKISLYREIEYPKDEHLGVIEINMLLKNFFPKIFSGVENSEAQMLVLDKRNTLHYDSSKRLLQGLELTAQDIKDAFLQKNSGDQERVMQFQNQAVPFLIVSSYVEEIGIHVLNVVSLEEIYAERDRLRILIFLGAFSLIVILSFITYFIVRLILKKLHLLIESMKRVEKGDFTVDVDIQGNDEIGRLSNHYRNMLSKINSLIAESVNKEAATKEAELNALKTQIDSHFLYNTLENIKMMAEIDGKYDISDALTSLGEMMRYNLKWKKDFVSLQEEVNHIRNYIDIMNIRLDHRLELNVDVPSHLESQEVLKMSLQPLVENAVKHGLQHILHEKKGMISIEASSYNHDTILSVTDNGVGMNDETLQELRTSLVEGSYMTDTSNRMKNGTGIGLYNVHERIQLYYGQDYGLSIDSKHGEYTRVTIIIPRLLLEGGGELPA, from the coding sequence ATGAAAACATACATGAACAACATAAGTGAATGGATAAGTCAGATTTCCCTCCAGAAGAAGTTGGTATTTCTTTATGTCTTGATTATTCTCGCTCCTGTTCTTATCTTTACCTGGAATATATCTAAGAATCAATTTGAGGCATCCATTAACGATACCATTCGAGAAAGTGAATATATGATTAATTTGGAAAGAGTCAATATTGAAAAGAATATGGAAAGTATTCGCCGAACCGCACAAATTGTTGTAGCCAACCAAGAGTTTACGGAATTTATGAGCAATAGCGAAGGGCATGAAGTGGAAGAACTTATTGATTTTAAGATGAACACGTTATCGGATCTTTTGCAGTTGAAATATAATAATCCAATGATTGAAAACATTCACTTTTACGCTGCGAATTCACATGTAAGTGAAATGTGGCCTGTCGTCTACGATGAAAAGCGGATTGTAGATACGGTTTGGTATGAAGAGATACTCGAGTTAAATGGAAAAGAAATGTGGAGAGTGCAACAACCAGGTCAAGCTTCAGAAAAAGAGGATGCAGGGCAGGTAGGACCTAAGAAGATCTCATTGTATCGAGAAATAGAATACCCTAAGGATGAGCACTTAGGCGTTATAGAAATTAACATGCTTTTAAAGAATTTCTTCCCTAAAATATTTAGTGGAGTAGAGAATAGTGAAGCTCAAATGCTGGTTCTAGATAAGCGTAATACCCTTCATTACGACTCTAGTAAAAGGTTGTTACAGGGTCTTGAGCTTACCGCTCAAGATATAAAAGATGCTTTTCTACAAAAAAATTCAGGAGACCAAGAGCGGGTCATGCAGTTCCAGAACCAAGCTGTACCGTTTCTTATTGTATCTTCCTATGTAGAAGAAATAGGCATTCATGTTTTGAATGTCGTTTCATTAGAAGAGATCTATGCTGAGCGAGACCGATTAAGAATATTAATCTTTCTGGGCGCCTTTTCACTGATCGTCATTCTTTCTTTCATAACCTATTTTATTGTAAGGCTCATTTTAAAAAAGCTCCATCTATTAATTGAATCCATGAAGCGCGTAGAAAAAGGAGATTTTACGGTTGATGTAGATATCCAAGGGAATGATGAGATCGGAAGGTTATCCAATCATTATCGGAATATGTTAAGTAAGATTAATAGTCTCATTGCAGAATCTGTAAATAAAGAAGCTGCCACTAAGGAAGCTGAGCTAAATGCCTTAAAAACTCAAATTGACTCCCATTTTCTATATAACACATTAGAGAATATCAAAATGATGGCCGAAATTGATGGGAAATATGATATTTCTGATGCCTTAACATCGTTAGGGGAAATGATGCGCTACAACCTTAAATGGAAGAAAGATTTTGTCTCATTGCAGGAAGAAGTCAATCATATACGAAACTACATTGATATTATGAACATTCGATTAGACCATCGTCTAGAGCTTAATGTAGATGTTCCTTCCCATTTGGAAAGCCAAGAAGTGTTAAAAATGTCCTTACAGCCGTTGGTAGAAAATGCAGTTAAACATGGGTTGCAGCATATATTGCATGAGAAAAAGGGGATGATTTCTATAGAAGCTTCTTCTTATAACCATGATACGATCTTATCTGTTACCGATAATGGGGTAGGAATGAATGATGAAACTTTGCAGGAGCTAAGGACTTCCTTAGTAGAAGGTTCATATATGACAGATACATCTAACAGAATGAAGAACGGTACGGGGATTGGTCTTTATAATGTTCACGAACGCATACAATTGTACTATGGACAAGACTATGGATTGTCGATCGACAGTAAACATGGTGAGTATACACGAGTGACGATCATTATACCTCGCCTACTTCTAGAAGGAGGTGGAGAATTACCAGCATGA
- a CDS encoding extracellular solute-binding protein, whose protein sequence is MRLKSMIRGLILTLLLAAILVGCDLNSEDENVSSLEEESHVQAVNPDEPGWKVDTSPVTFDWYVNFSWFTTKWGNNEVSNYITDKTGVSINFISPSGNENEKMNTMMASGSLPDFITIGWWEDAAQKIIEQDLVLPLDDLAEEYDPYFFKVADDTKLEWYRQEDGHVYGYPNASSSPEDFERYKDLKPSNQTFLVRKDIYEALGKPDMRTPEGFLNALREAKERFPEVNGEPLIPIGLHEFTSVGNDSIDEYLQSFLAIPKEKNGNVYDRLTDPEYIKWLKTFRKANEMGLLSKDIFIDKRAQMEEKIAQGRYFAMLYQRSDMAAQQLDLYAKDPDKVYIAVDGPANSNLDTPTLPADGISGWTITLISKDVKDPERAIRFLSYLISEEGQKDTFLGKEGVTWHSINGDEHFSPEVLNLLKSDRISFDQKYGAAYTYWMLMDTNKMLEWTHPTAPPLKQLEDWTKGKTVSISEFEGIEPTGTSKEGIAANKIDKEWGRTLPKLLLAKSDEEFDRLFQLFLQKRKDYGYDLVEDYKQNQYEENKRKLNK, encoded by the coding sequence ATGAGGCTAAAATCAATGATTAGAGGGTTAATCCTCACCTTGTTGTTGGCTGCTATTTTAGTAGGGTGTGACTTGAATAGTGAAGATGAAAACGTTTCTTCATTGGAGGAAGAGTCTCACGTTCAAGCGGTAAATCCAGATGAACCAGGGTGGAAGGTCGATACATCTCCAGTGACATTTGATTGGTATGTGAACTTCTCTTGGTTTACGACAAAGTGGGGAAATAATGAGGTTTCCAATTATATAACAGATAAAACAGGTGTAAGTATCAACTTTATATCTCCATCTGGGAATGAAAATGAAAAAATGAATACCATGATGGCTTCAGGGTCGTTGCCTGACTTTATTACGATCGGCTGGTGGGAGGATGCAGCACAGAAGATTATTGAACAAGATCTTGTATTGCCTTTAGATGATCTTGCTGAGGAATATGATCCCTACTTTTTTAAAGTGGCAGATGATACGAAGCTAGAATGGTATCGACAAGAGGATGGTCATGTCTATGGATACCCCAATGCCTCTTCTTCTCCAGAGGATTTTGAACGCTATAAAGATTTAAAACCTTCTAATCAAACGTTTTTAGTTAGAAAAGATATATATGAAGCATTGGGAAAGCCTGATATGAGAACGCCTGAAGGTTTTCTGAATGCATTACGAGAAGCAAAAGAGAGATTCCCTGAAGTGAATGGAGAGCCTCTTATTCCTATTGGATTGCACGAATTTACGTCTGTTGGAAATGACTCAATAGATGAGTATCTTCAAAGCTTTTTAGCTATCCCGAAAGAGAAAAATGGAAACGTTTATGACAGGCTCACGGATCCTGAATATATTAAATGGTTAAAGACATTCAGGAAGGCAAATGAAATGGGACTTCTCTCAAAGGATATCTTTATTGATAAGCGTGCCCAAATGGAAGAGAAGATTGCTCAAGGCAGATATTTTGCAATGTTGTATCAGCGTAGTGATATGGCAGCACAACAACTGGATCTTTATGCCAAGGATCCGGATAAGGTTTATATTGCTGTAGATGGACCAGCAAATTCGAACCTCGATACTCCTACTCTACCTGCTGATGGTATATCAGGTTGGACCATTACGCTAATTTCAAAGGATGTAAAAGATCCGGAAAGAGCGATTCGCTTTTTAAGCTATTTGATAAGTGAAGAAGGACAAAAGGATACATTTCTAGGAAAAGAGGGTGTAACGTGGCATTCCATTAACGGTGATGAGCATTTTTCACCTGAAGTGCTCAATCTATTAAAGTCTGATCGTATTTCTTTTGATCAGAAGTACGGGGCTGCATATACCTATTGGATGTTAATGGATACGAATAAAATGCTAGAGTGGACGCACCCTACTGCTCCACCATTAAAGCAACTAGAGGATTGGACGAAAGGAAAGACAGTAAGTATTAGTGAATTCGAAGGTATTGAACCAACCGGTACTTCTAAAGAAGGCATTGCTGCGAATAAAATCGATAAAGAATGGGGAAGAACGCTTCCGAAGCTTTTATTAGCAAAATCGGATGAGGAATTTGATCGGTTGTTCCAATTGTTTTTACAGAAGCGCAAAGATTATGGATACGATCTTGTAGAGGATTATAAACAAAATCAATATGAAGAAAATAAGAGGAAGCTGAATAAATAG
- a CDS encoding EAL domain-containing protein: MLFIFMMLFAIIPLVIGITIYFMLKKTKLASALLLFLGLASVWQFDVAILYAHEFFSYEVIDTVFRALRFGSIMLTPTLFYVAYLVVKEHLPQMKGTKWKRFMDIKVVWAFYAYSLFAYAMGWSHRGISGLKLMESDSFNSFYFPQYGSLSWVFTANVILFIFCTVVTCWLSLKIKKQGIGTFLTYFLFSTSVGYVIGILNMMPETRLFPSAIAVMVFALTILVLVTKIVNEKGEELEEKEAFLRSIIDINPNYIYATDKNGTLTLANKAFAELSGTTTDEIIGKRKEDTFDTLKTPLTEDDDCFFLQATKDTEEVITDVQGNKKWIHTDEIPFETTQGNLLLAVSTDITKIKQKEVEIIWQAFHDELTGLPNRRYFNEILQKEIEKAEGVHHEIAVMFLDLDRFKYINDTLSHEVGDALLKQVSVRLQQSSRNKKGKRAKVCRIGGDEFTFILPNSNGPEAVLFAKEIIASFEEVFTVYGHNLYITPSIGISLYPFDGVTANTLIKNADSAMYYVKDKGKNGFQIFNSDMNHDFYRKMVLEKELRQAIERDELSLHYQPQLNLESGRVVGMEALVRWDSQELGRVSPGEFIPLAEETGLILPVGEWILRRACRQNKEWIDQGYEPLRVAVNISQMQFMDPNFSNLVLQVLKETGLPAEYLELEITENIAMTDEQRVISVLSKLTKSGVKIAIDDFGKGYSSLGYLNKYSVDYLKIDKTFIQDLPYHPDNIAIVKSIISVAEHLEIELIAEGIENEKELQFVKELGCKYAQGYYIGHPTPANNFEVNVLGKIKQLEINRIT, translated from the coding sequence ATGCTATTTATATTCATGATGTTATTTGCAATCATTCCATTAGTTATCGGAATCACGATTTATTTTATGCTTAAGAAAACGAAGCTTGCCTCAGCGCTCCTTTTATTCTTGGGACTCGCGAGTGTTTGGCAGTTTGATGTAGCCATCTTGTATGCACACGAATTTTTCTCCTATGAAGTCATTGATACGGTTTTCCGTGCACTGCGCTTCGGATCCATAATGCTGACGCCAACACTGTTTTATGTAGCCTACCTCGTTGTAAAAGAACATCTTCCTCAAATGAAGGGGACGAAATGGAAGCGTTTTATGGATATCAAAGTGGTCTGGGCGTTTTACGCATACAGTCTTTTTGCTTATGCCATGGGCTGGAGTCATCGTGGTATAAGTGGTCTTAAGCTAATGGAGTCTGACTCGTTTAACAGTTTTTATTTTCCGCAATATGGATCATTATCATGGGTGTTCACCGCAAACGTGATCTTATTTATATTTTGTACCGTCGTAACATGCTGGTTAAGCTTGAAAATTAAAAAGCAAGGCATCGGCACGTTTCTTACCTATTTTCTTTTCTCCACATCTGTTGGATACGTAATTGGAATTTTAAATATGATGCCGGAAACAAGGCTTTTCCCAAGTGCCATCGCTGTTATGGTTTTTGCTCTCACTATCCTCGTATTAGTAACCAAAATCGTTAACGAGAAAGGTGAGGAACTTGAGGAAAAAGAGGCTTTCCTAAGGTCGATCATTGATATCAATCCGAACTACATATATGCAACGGATAAAAACGGGACGCTCACACTCGCCAACAAAGCATTTGCTGAGTTGAGCGGTACCACAACAGATGAAATCATCGGAAAGCGAAAAGAGGATACATTCGACACATTAAAAACACCGCTAACAGAAGACGATGATTGCTTCTTTTTACAAGCAACAAAAGATACGGAGGAAGTCATCACAGACGTCCAAGGAAATAAGAAATGGATCCATACCGACGAGATTCCTTTTGAAACGACTCAGGGAAATCTCTTATTAGCGGTTTCCACAGATATCACGAAAATTAAGCAAAAAGAAGTGGAGATCATCTGGCAGGCGTTTCATGATGAGTTAACGGGTCTTCCAAATCGTCGCTATTTCAATGAGATTTTGCAAAAGGAGATTGAAAAAGCAGAAGGCGTGCATCATGAGATTGCGGTCATGTTCCTCGATCTTGATCGTTTTAAATACATTAACGATACGCTGAGTCATGAGGTTGGCGATGCTTTACTGAAGCAAGTTTCCGTGCGTTTGCAGCAAAGCAGCCGGAACAAGAAAGGCAAACGAGCTAAGGTATGCCGCATAGGTGGAGATGAATTCACCTTTATTTTGCCGAATAGCAATGGTCCAGAGGCTGTGTTATTTGCAAAAGAAATCATCGCATCTTTTGAAGAAGTCTTTACTGTTTACGGGCACAACCTTTATATAACGCCTAGTATAGGGATTAGCTTGTACCCATTTGATGGCGTAACAGCCAACACCCTTATCAAAAACGCTGATTCTGCAATGTACTATGTAAAGGATAAAGGAAAGAACGGGTTCCAAATCTTTAACTCTGACATGAACCATGACTTTTATCGCAAAATGGTATTGGAAAAAGAGTTGCGTCAGGCGATTGAAAGAGATGAGCTTTCTCTTCATTACCAACCTCAGCTCAATCTTGAGTCAGGGCGAGTTGTTGGGATGGAGGCACTTGTAAGGTGGGATAGCCAGGAGCTTGGACGCGTATCACCAGGTGAGTTTATCCCGCTCGCTGAAGAAACAGGTTTGATCTTACCTGTAGGTGAGTGGATTTTACGTAGAGCTTGCCGACAAAATAAAGAATGGATCGATCAAGGATATGAACCACTGCGTGTAGCCGTGAACATCTCACAAATGCAATTCATGGATCCGAACTTCTCGAATCTAGTTTTGCAGGTTTTAAAAGAAACAGGATTGCCTGCAGAGTACTTGGAGCTTGAAATCACGGAGAACATTGCGATGACAGATGAACAACGAGTGATTTCGGTGCTAAGCAAACTAACGAAAAGCGGTGTGAAGATCGCCATTGATGACTTTGGTAAAGGATACTCATCCCTTGGCTACCTGAACAAATACTCGGTCGATTACCTTAAGATCGACAAAACGTTCATTCAAGATCTACCGTACCATCCAGATAACATTGCAATCGTCAAAAGCATCATCTCGGTGGCAGAGCATCTTGAAATTGAGTTGATTGCTGAAGGGATCGAAAATGAAAAAGAGCTTCAATTTGTAAAAGAGTTAGGGTGCAAATATGCGCAAGGCTATTATATCGGCCACCCAACTCCTGCGAACAATTTTGAAGTGAATGTATTAGGTAAGATTAAGCAGTTGGAAATTAATCGAATAACTTGA
- a CDS encoding beta-ketoacyl synthase, with protein MGRTVVTGMGIQAPQIQSINDFEHVLEKGICTHSILHDHGPNHSSIVAGQITQEPLNERAYKRYPRSSRLAMAAVDEALRQADIKNIDPSRIAVIMGTSLGSLLEIEQNCDAAKDFRMFPCHGVVLADSHTLSSSVAMYTGAKGHVHTITTGCASSSDAILMGKLLLDSNQADLCIVGGADASLGQWSTYGFAKLRSIAQNTDPQETGVPFSNEHHGFVMSEGAGIITLEREDHAHKRGAHIHGIVENVYSNNEALPMLQAEMSGDSMLAALKGALLNHQPSYVNSQALGLQTNDNVEKIVHQKLFGNSIPITSIKGMTGHIFGSMGVIQVISSLISFNKNFIPPTIKTTGTGYEDLPIVYEPKYQSINSVAITTHGNGGNNTCLLMKKYE; from the coding sequence TTGGGAAGAACAGTTGTTACTGGAATGGGGATTCAGGCACCACAAATTCAATCGATCAACGACTTTGAACATGTACTTGAGAAAGGTATCTGCACACATTCTATCCTTCATGACCATGGGCCGAATCATTCCAGTATCGTCGCCGGCCAAATCACCCAAGAACCCCTCAACGAAAGAGCATACAAACGATATCCACGCTCAAGCAGATTAGCCATGGCCGCAGTAGACGAAGCACTACGGCAAGCCGACATCAAAAACATCGACCCATCTAGAATTGCAGTCATTATGGGAACTTCGCTCGGAAGTCTTCTTGAAATTGAACAAAATTGTGATGCAGCAAAAGACTTCCGTATGTTTCCGTGTCACGGCGTTGTACTCGCCGATTCACATACACTGTCTTCATCTGTCGCAATGTACACAGGAGCAAAAGGTCATGTCCACACGATTACAACAGGATGTGCATCAAGTTCAGATGCGATTTTGATGGGGAAGCTTTTACTGGATTCGAACCAAGCGGATCTCTGTATTGTAGGCGGAGCCGATGCATCGCTAGGGCAATGGAGTACATATGGATTCGCCAAACTCCGGTCCATCGCTCAAAACACAGATCCTCAGGAAACCGGCGTTCCTTTTTCAAATGAGCATCATGGGTTCGTCATGTCAGAAGGCGCTGGCATTATCACCTTAGAGCGAGAAGATCACGCTCATAAAAGAGGCGCACATATTCATGGCATCGTGGAAAATGTGTATTCCAACAACGAGGCGCTACCAATGCTTCAAGCGGAAATGAGTGGGGATTCCATGCTCGCTGCATTAAAAGGAGCACTCCTAAATCACCAACCAAGCTATGTGAACAGCCAGGCGCTAGGTCTTCAAACGAACGATAATGTAGAAAAGATTGTTCATCAAAAGCTTTTTGGCAATTCCATCCCGATCACATCCATCAAAGGTATGACCGGCCATATTTTTGGATCGATGGGCGTCATCCAAGTCATCTCATCTTTGATCTCTTTTAACAAAAACTTTATTCCGCCAACGATTAAAACGACCGGCACAGGCTATGAGGATCTCCCAATTGTTTACGAACCGAAGTATCAATCTATCAACAGTGTTGCCATAACAACGCATGGTAACGGCGGCAACAATACGTGTTTATTGATGAAAAAATATGAGTGA